The Geothrix sp. genome window below encodes:
- a CDS encoding methyltransferase yields MPRPSAPDDAPAYKGWTRPGPVPPGGVEVEPGETLDGLSGRWRIFQLQKGNRFSVDDLVTAWYGTTWCPSPGRIADLGSGIGSVALMAAWRCPGAVVHTVEAQEQSLRLALKSIRYNGQEGRIFPRLGDLRDPGLFAGEAPFDLVLGTPPYWPEGHRLPAAHPQSVPARLEVRGSIADYAQAAARLLAPGGLFACVFPNDQRGRALTALHEAGLLCLHRREIVFKEGEPYGLDVFAAARRQDLPEDFEARAQCPEVEAPILIRRADGSVDPAIARVRLAVGFPPGL; encoded by the coding sequence ATGCCGCGCCCCTCCGCCCCCGACGATGCCCCCGCCTACAAGGGCTGGACACGCCCCGGCCCCGTGCCGCCGGGCGGTGTGGAGGTGGAACCCGGCGAGACGCTGGACGGTCTCAGCGGGCGCTGGCGCATCTTCCAGCTGCAGAAGGGCAACCGTTTCAGTGTGGACGACCTCGTGACCGCCTGGTACGGCACCACCTGGTGCCCCAGCCCGGGCCGCATCGCGGACTTGGGATCGGGCATCGGCAGCGTGGCCCTCATGGCCGCCTGGCGCTGCCCCGGCGCCGTGGTCCACACGGTGGAAGCCCAGGAGCAGAGCCTGCGCCTGGCCCTCAAGAGCATCCGCTACAACGGCCAGGAGGGCCGGATCTTCCCGCGGCTGGGGGACCTCCGCGATCCCGGCCTGTTCGCGGGCGAGGCCCCCTTCGACCTGGTGCTGGGCACGCCGCCCTACTGGCCCGAGGGCCACCGGCTGCCCGCCGCCCACCCACAGTCCGTGCCCGCGCGCCTGGAGGTGCGTGGCAGCATCGCCGATTACGCCCAGGCCGCGGCCCGCCTCCTCGCCCCGGGCGGGCTGTTCGCCTGTGTCTTCCCGAACGACCAGCGGGGCCGGGCCCTGACGGCCCTCCACGAGGCGGGGCTGCTGTGCCTCCACCGCCGGGAGATCGTCTTCAAGGAAGGGGAGCCCTACGGTCTGGATGTCTTCGCCGCCGCGCGCCGCCAGGACCTGCCCGAGGACTTCGAGGCCCGGGCCCAGTGCCCCGAAGTCGAAGCGCCCATCCTCATCCGCCGCGCCGATGGCAGTGTGGATCCCGCCATCGCGAGGGTGAGGCTGGCCGTGGGGTTCCCTCCGGGGCTCTGA
- a CDS encoding radical SAM protein, translated as MGIRALLVYPEMPPTYWSMRYALPFLGRKAALPPLGLLTVAAMLPPDWELRLLDLNVEPITRQDVEASDLVLTSSMLVQRPSLERVIALCREVGRPVVAGGPYPTSCRDQIAGVDHFILGEAEVNLPAFLADFAQGCAKGCYGDRAHPDLARTPAPRFDLLNRKRYAGAALQYSRGCPHHCEFCDIVELFGHRPRTKAPAQFLAELDLLFEGGWRGSVFVVDDNFIGNRSEVRRLLPELVGWQTERQYPFSFYTEASLDLAADEPLMDEMVQAGFNMVFVGIETPDQATLDAIGKRQNSRSDLLASVRAIQAKGLEVSGGFIVGFDGDREDIFDRQIRFIGEAAIPTAMVGLLTALPQTRLHARLASEGRILTQSVGGNNTHDLELNFAPRMDAGALRAGYKRVLADVYRPSRYFARCLGLLRRMKRRRASCRRVRLPELRAFVHSLIRQTFSRYAVAYWAYLLRAFSLRPLMAAEIVTMAVKGHHFILITRNLLELERFKERLIRSRQDLEDRLRHALVGNARSLAAWKSHRARLVERARARCSRLNPDIRGSALAAFEEFRAAAERLLAPGALDPSSAVSPHS; from the coding sequence TTGGGCATCAGAGCGCTGCTGGTCTACCCGGAAATGCCGCCGACCTACTGGAGCATGCGCTATGCCCTCCCCTTCCTGGGCCGCAAGGCCGCCCTGCCGCCCCTGGGCCTGCTCACCGTGGCCGCCATGCTCCCGCCGGACTGGGAGCTGAGGCTGCTGGACCTGAATGTCGAGCCGATCACTCGCCAGGATGTCGAGGCCTCAGACCTGGTCCTCACCTCCTCGATGCTGGTGCAGCGCCCCTCCCTCGAGCGGGTGATCGCCCTTTGCCGGGAGGTGGGCCGGCCGGTGGTGGCCGGGGGCCCCTATCCAACCAGCTGCCGGGACCAGATCGCGGGCGTGGACCACTTCATCCTCGGTGAGGCGGAGGTCAACCTCCCGGCCTTCCTGGCGGACTTTGCTCAGGGCTGCGCGAAGGGCTGCTACGGCGACCGGGCGCATCCGGATCTCGCCCGCACGCCTGCCCCCCGGTTCGATCTGCTGAACCGCAAGCGCTATGCCGGGGCGGCCCTGCAGTACTCCCGCGGCTGCCCCCACCACTGCGAATTCTGCGACATCGTCGAGCTGTTCGGCCACCGGCCCCGGACCAAGGCACCCGCCCAGTTCCTGGCGGAGCTGGACCTGCTGTTCGAGGGCGGCTGGCGGGGATCCGTGTTCGTGGTGGACGACAACTTCATCGGCAACCGGAGCGAGGTCCGCCGCCTCCTGCCTGAGCTGGTCGGCTGGCAGACGGAGCGGCAGTACCCGTTTTCGTTCTACACGGAAGCCAGCCTCGATCTCGCGGCGGACGAGCCCCTGATGGACGAGATGGTGCAGGCGGGCTTCAACATGGTGTTCGTCGGCATCGAGACGCCCGACCAGGCCACCCTCGACGCCATCGGCAAGCGCCAGAACAGCCGATCCGACCTCCTGGCCAGCGTCCGGGCCATCCAGGCCAAGGGTCTGGAGGTGTCGGGCGGGTTCATCGTGGGCTTCGACGGGGATCGGGAGGACATCTTCGATCGGCAGATCCGCTTCATCGGCGAGGCCGCCATCCCCACGGCCATGGTGGGCCTCCTGACGGCACTGCCCCAGACCCGGCTGCATGCCCGTCTGGCCTCGGAAGGGCGCATCCTCACCCAATCCGTCGGGGGGAACAACACCCATGACCTCGAACTGAATTTTGCACCCCGCATGGATGCCGGCGCCCTCCGCGCGGGCTACAAGCGGGTGCTCGCGGATGTGTACCGCCCCAGCCGCTACTTCGCCCGCTGCCTCGGCCTGCTTCGCCGGATGAAGCGCCGGCGGGCCTCCTGCCGCAGGGTCCGGCTGCCGGAGCTGCGGGCCTTCGTCCATTCCCTCATCCGGCAGACCTTCTCCCGGTACGCCGTCGCCTACTGGGCCTACCTGCTGCGGGCCTTCTCCCTGCGTCCCCTCATGGCCGCCGAGATCGTGACCATGGCTGTGAAGGGGCACCATTTCATCCTCATCACCCGGAACCTGCTGGAACTGGAGCGCTTCAAGGAGCGGTTGATCCGTTCCCGCCAGGACCTGGAAGATCGCCTGCGCCACGCCCTGGTGGGCAATGCCCGGAGCCTGGCGGCCTGGAAATCCCATCGGGCGCGGCTGGTGGAACGGGCCCGGGCGCGCTGCAGCCGCCTCAACCCCGACATCAGGGGCAGCGCCCTCGCGGCCTTCGAGGAGTTCAGGGCTGCGGCGGAGCGGCTGCTGGCCCCGGGCGCCTTGGACCCGTCCAGCGCGGTGTCCCCGCATTCCTGA
- a CDS encoding MotA/TolQ/ExbB proton channel family protein: protein MDRGSFLGVLLGFTLLAVAIGLGPNPRIFFHPASAIVVVGGVIAATLIRFTLEHVSYAFSIASRAFFTRAPETQALVNQIVGLSQRARREGLLNMEKAMDVEGFLAKGLRMVVDRAERSHIQAVLAQELRATQERHHQGQEIFRFIALSAPSFGMVGTLIGMVQLFASIKDPSNIGGAMALSLLSTLYGAIIAYLLAIPIAGKLELRSKEELQLKQIMMEGVLGIEAEMHPTVLEAQLNAFLAPKERNADRRSRG from the coding sequence ATGGATCGAGGAAGTTTTCTGGGCGTCCTGCTGGGGTTCACGCTGCTGGCCGTGGCCATTGGCCTGGGCCCGAACCCGCGAATCTTCTTCCACCCGGCCAGCGCCATCGTGGTGGTGGGCGGGGTGATCGCCGCGACGCTGATCCGCTTCACCCTCGAGCATGTGAGTTACGCGTTCTCCATCGCCTCGCGGGCCTTCTTCACCCGGGCGCCGGAGACCCAGGCGCTGGTGAACCAGATCGTGGGCCTGTCGCAGCGGGCCCGTCGTGAGGGCCTGCTCAACATGGAGAAGGCCATGGATGTGGAAGGGTTCCTGGCCAAGGGGCTCCGCATGGTGGTCGACCGGGCCGAGCGGAGCCACATCCAGGCCGTGCTGGCCCAGGAACTTCGGGCCACCCAGGAACGGCACCACCAGGGTCAGGAAATCTTCCGCTTCATCGCCCTCAGTGCGCCCTCCTTCGGCATGGTGGGCACGCTCATCGGCATGGTGCAGCTCTTCGCCAGCATCAAGGACCCCTCGAACATCGGCGGAGCCATGGCGCTGTCGCTGCTGTCCACGCTCTACGGCGCCATCATCGCCTACCTGCTGGCCATTCCCATCGCCGGAAAGCTGGAACTGCGCAGCAAGGAGGAGCTGCAGCTCAAGCAGATCATGATGGAGGGTGTGCTGGGCATCGAGGCGGAGATGCACCCCACGGTTCTCGAGGCCCAGCTGAACGCCTTCCTGGCGCCGAAGGAACGGAATGCCGACCGGCGGTCGCGTGGGTAA
- a CDS encoding flagellar motor protein MotB encodes MPTGGRVGNQAPVRFARRKADLESLWLVTFADLMVQLMAFFALLYSFSVHDQVKLQQAVTSIQKALGVQNPAGAPSAGDGILPGSTGLDPAKAADLEKLLSAAQATEGPDVGSRLRFVTFRGALIFDEGSATLTAGSDVLLVRLSELATRYQGFTLVCEGHSAPRERGRGGADALELSSQRALVAQRYLAGLGLPPARLTSEARGDSQPEGDGATPEGRALQRRVVFRFQRVAER; translated from the coding sequence ATGCCGACCGGCGGTCGCGTGGGTAATCAGGCTCCGGTCCGCTTCGCGCGCCGCAAAGCGGACTTGGAATCGCTCTGGCTGGTGACCTTCGCGGACCTGATGGTCCAGCTGATGGCCTTCTTCGCGCTGCTCTATTCCTTCTCGGTCCACGACCAGGTCAAGCTCCAACAGGCCGTCACCTCCATCCAGAAGGCGCTGGGCGTCCAGAACCCTGCCGGGGCCCCCTCGGCCGGAGACGGGATCCTCCCGGGGTCCACGGGGCTGGATCCCGCGAAGGCCGCGGACCTGGAGAAGCTCCTCAGCGCCGCCCAGGCCACCGAGGGGCCGGATGTGGGCAGCCGCCTGCGCTTCGTGACCTTCCGCGGGGCCCTGATCTTCGACGAAGGCAGCGCCACGCTGACGGCGGGCAGCGATGTGCTGCTGGTGCGGCTGTCCGAGCTGGCCACGCGCTATCAGGGCTTCACGCTGGTCTGCGAGGGCCATTCGGCGCCGCGCGAACGCGGTCGCGGCGGGGCCGATGCCCTGGAACTCAGCTCGCAGCGGGCGCTCGTGGCCCAGCGCTACCTGGCTGGATTGGGGCTGCCCCCCGCCCGGCTGACCTCCGAGGCCCGGGGCGACAGCCAGCCCGAGGGCGATGGGGCCACGCCCGAGGGCCGGGCCCTCCAGCGCCGCGTGGTGTTCCGGTTTCAGCGGGTGGCCGAGCGCTGA
- a CDS encoding FKBP-type peptidyl-prolyl cis-trans isomerase, which produces MMRLRTAFCVSFTALAFAAPPDLRVPPAEALRTPGGVTYRVIQAGRGGASPGPKDFVRAHLTGWGSDGATFIHTRSLDEAPYLSLERLMPGLRESLQAMVPGEQRRIWVPEALAFAGAKGRPAGTVVMDLELLDSVPDPSQAPPDVAAPPPDATTLRSGLAFRILKPGSGTAHPSRSSWISVHYSGWTTDGKLFDSSLKKGTSVPLQVKGTIEGWIEGLPLMVVGERRRFWIPEKLAYRGASGMPKGMLVFDVELMGIAPN; this is translated from the coding sequence ATGATGCGCCTGCGTACCGCTTTTTGCGTCTCCTTCACCGCCCTGGCCTTCGCGGCTCCTCCCGACCTGCGGGTGCCTCCTGCCGAGGCTCTGCGAACTCCGGGCGGGGTGACCTATCGCGTGATCCAGGCGGGGCGCGGCGGTGCCTCTCCCGGCCCAAAGGATTTCGTCCGGGCGCACCTCACGGGATGGGGCTCCGACGGGGCGACCTTCATCCACACGAGGAGCTTGGACGAGGCGCCCTACCTGAGCCTGGAGCGCCTGATGCCGGGGCTGCGGGAGAGCCTGCAGGCCATGGTCCCGGGTGAGCAGCGGCGCATCTGGGTGCCGGAGGCTCTGGCCTTCGCCGGGGCCAAGGGGCGGCCCGCCGGGACCGTGGTGATGGACCTGGAGCTGCTGGACAGCGTTCCCGATCCGAGCCAGGCACCCCCGGATGTGGCCGCGCCGCCCCCGGACGCCACGACCCTCCGGTCCGGCCTGGCCTTCCGGATCCTCAAGCCGGGTTCGGGAACGGCCCATCCGTCCCGTTCCAGCTGGATCTCCGTCCACTACTCGGGGTGGACCACCGACGGGAAGCTGTTCGACAGTTCGCTGAAGAAAGGCACCTCGGTGCCGCTCCAGGTGAAGGGCACCATTGAAGGCTGGATCGAGGGGCTCCCGCTCATGGTGGTGGGTGAGCGCCGGCGCTTCTGGATTCCCGAGAAGCTGGCCTACCGCGGCGCCTCCGGAATGCCGAAGGGGATGCTGGTCTTCGATGTGGAGCTGATGGGGATCGCCCCTAATTGA
- a CDS encoding M20/M25/M40 family metallo-hydrolase, which yields MNLTRCLLLVTATALGAQTSPEALRASAERLRTEAFRTHGAYEDLAWLCDRIGHRLSGSPQLDQAIAWAQDRMKAAGLTQVHAEPVMVPHWVRGQERAEMLAPLPQPLHILGLGGSVGTPEGGLTAEVVVVGSFDELDRLGEAVKGKIVLFDVPYKGYGHTVVYRHDGAPKAAKYGAVAALVRSVGPVSLDTPHTGVMDYDPAFPKIPTASVTLEASTQMRRMQARGERIRVHLEMGAKTLPDAPSANVVGEIRGTERPDEVVILSGHLDSWDVGQGAQDDGAGTVIALEAARLIQRLGLKPRRTLRVVLWTNEENGLRGGKAYRDAHLVEFPHIVAAFESDSGSERIKAFSLDLRKAAPEAKAAALATLKGLGEALGSFGAVDLRLGGSGADVSPMVAEGVPGIGVSHAATHYFDIHHTHADTFDKVEKDDLAHNAAVLAAFAYALAQSEARFN from the coding sequence ATGAACCTGACCCGATGCCTCCTCCTTGTGACTGCGACTGCCCTCGGCGCGCAAACCTCCCCTGAGGCGCTGCGCGCCAGCGCCGAGCGGCTGAGGACCGAAGCCTTCCGCACCCATGGTGCCTACGAGGATCTGGCTTGGTTGTGCGACCGCATCGGTCACCGGCTGTCCGGCTCACCCCAGCTGGATCAGGCCATCGCCTGGGCCCAGGACCGCATGAAGGCCGCCGGGCTGACCCAGGTCCACGCCGAACCCGTCATGGTGCCCCACTGGGTGCGGGGCCAGGAGCGGGCCGAGATGCTGGCGCCCCTGCCCCAGCCCCTCCACATCCTGGGCCTGGGAGGCAGCGTGGGCACGCCCGAAGGCGGACTGACCGCAGAGGTGGTCGTGGTGGGCTCCTTCGACGAACTGGATCGGCTGGGCGAAGCCGTGAAGGGGAAGATCGTCCTCTTTGATGTGCCCTACAAGGGCTATGGGCACACAGTGGTCTACCGCCATGACGGCGCGCCCAAGGCCGCGAAGTACGGCGCCGTGGCCGCCCTGGTGCGGTCCGTGGGCCCCGTGAGCCTCGACACGCCCCACACCGGCGTCATGGATTACGATCCCGCCTTCCCGAAGATCCCCACGGCCTCCGTGACCCTCGAGGCCTCCACCCAGATGCGGCGCATGCAGGCGCGGGGCGAGCGCATCCGCGTGCATCTCGAGATGGGCGCGAAGACCCTGCCGGACGCGCCCTCGGCCAATGTGGTGGGCGAGATCCGCGGCACGGAGAGGCCCGATGAAGTGGTGATCCTCAGCGGCCACCTGGACAGCTGGGATGTGGGCCAGGGCGCCCAGGACGACGGGGCCGGCACGGTCATCGCCCTGGAGGCGGCGCGGCTCATCCAGCGTCTCGGCCTCAAGCCCCGCCGGACTCTCCGCGTGGTCCTCTGGACCAATGAGGAGAACGGGCTGCGCGGCGGCAAGGCCTATCGCGACGCCCACCTGGTCGAGTTCCCCCACATCGTCGCCGCCTTCGAATCCGATTCCGGCAGCGAGCGCATCAAGGCGTTCAGCCTCGACCTCCGCAAGGCTGCGCCCGAGGCCAAGGCCGCCGCCTTGGCCACTTTAAAGGGCCTGGGAGAAGCGCTCGGCTCCTTCGGCGCCGTGGACCTCCGCCTCGGCGGCTCCGGCGCGGATGTGAGTCCCATGGTGGCCGAGGGGGTGCCCGGCATCGGCGTGAGCCATGCGGCCACCCACTACTTCGACATCCACCACACCCATGCCGACACCTTCGACAAGGTGGAGAAGGACGACCTGGCCCACAACGCCGCGGTCCTGGCCGCCTTCGCCTATGCGCTCGCCCAGTCCGAAGCCCGGTTCAATTAG
- a CDS encoding nuclear transport factor 2 family protein — translation MRLALIPTLILCSTLALSAQSPTEKAVAAVLDDWHRAAAQADGARYFSHLAEGAMFLGTDATERWPKAAFQAWAHPIFLRGRAWSFRATRRTITLSEDGRTAWFDEDLDTPNLGPARGTGVLTRAKDRWLIRQYNLSVPIPNALMKAVKAQIEDLAKKP, via the coding sequence GTGCGCCTTGCCCTGATCCCGACCCTGATCCTCTGTTCCACCCTGGCGCTTTCGGCGCAGTCGCCCACCGAAAAGGCCGTGGCTGCCGTCCTGGACGACTGGCATCGGGCGGCGGCCCAGGCCGATGGGGCCCGCTACTTCAGCCATCTCGCCGAGGGCGCCATGTTCCTGGGCACAGACGCCACCGAGCGCTGGCCCAAGGCCGCCTTCCAGGCCTGGGCCCACCCGATTTTCCTGCGCGGCAGGGCCTGGAGCTTCCGCGCCACGCGGCGGACGATCACCCTGTCGGAGGACGGCCGCACCGCCTGGTTCGACGAGGACCTCGACACCCCGAACCTGGGGCCCGCCCGAGGCACGGGCGTGCTGACACGGGCGAAGGATCGCTGGCTGATCCGGCAGTACAACCTCAGCGTGCCCATTCCCAATGCCTTGATGAAGGCCGTGAAGGCCCAGATCGAGGACCTGGCAAAAAAACCCTGA
- a CDS encoding carboxypeptidase-like regulatory domain-containing protein — protein sequence MSRTLRAAALGLLASGLGANLGSGLSAAALKGRITDGHRGLAGVRVYPDRQPRISPAGDPPLALTGADGSFRLELDPGDRVLAVEKDGWRRDLVPASEWNREVVLTPEPGHRAESVFIVRLDFTDEPSKLPDGALRELIFSRRPGAASAANYLYEVSKGALSLVEGRFLKLRSADFPAPRTDAHKAAMAEWVLERLRGEELGDCDRIDNRTGALKPDGKPDHLWIITPGAPQSLTADESHLKAVSLLLPLPWERSRRWPLLFLTEEVPLGNIVHETFHGMGEHRVDDLYLGCEDPLTAGIWDLMDAGQYRGWDRSHPGEGPWVEDTGYSPSHPMAWVRSELWYRGRFRSAIARHAVKGRAWEGWIAPASRAPGADPQWVTLPDPRKKGRFFSLEVRRPWGFERGRVGGRFGPGHEGLIVARIDPSLLSPDDPKGPVRVVDAHPGSPEPPKPRFPCGRWELDDAAFNLGPGENPKGRSGPLSWEVLETDASGRMRVRVALDRPR from the coding sequence ATGAGCCGGACGCTCAGGGCCGCCGCCCTCGGCCTTCTCGCCTCCGGTCTCGGGGCAAACCTCGGATCAGGCCTCAGCGCCGCGGCCCTGAAGGGCCGCATCACGGACGGCCACCGCGGCCTGGCGGGTGTGCGGGTCTATCCGGACCGGCAGCCTCGCATCTCTCCCGCCGGGGATCCCCCCCTCGCCCTCACGGGCGCGGATGGCTCCTTCCGCCTGGAGCTGGATCCCGGAGACCGCGTGCTGGCGGTGGAAAAGGACGGCTGGCGCCGGGATCTCGTGCCGGCCTCCGAATGGAACCGCGAGGTGGTGCTGACGCCCGAACCGGGGCACCGCGCGGAATCGGTGTTCATCGTGCGGCTGGACTTCACGGACGAGCCCTCGAAGCTGCCGGATGGGGCCCTGCGCGAGCTGATCTTCTCCCGGCGTCCCGGCGCGGCCAGCGCCGCCAACTACCTCTACGAGGTCAGCAAGGGCGCCCTCTCGCTCGTGGAGGGCCGCTTCCTCAAGCTGCGCAGCGCCGACTTCCCCGCCCCCCGCACGGACGCGCACAAGGCCGCCATGGCCGAATGGGTGCTGGAGCGGCTCCGCGGGGAGGAACTTGGCGACTGCGACCGCATCGACAACCGCACCGGCGCCTTGAAGCCCGATGGCAAGCCCGACCACCTCTGGATCATCACGCCCGGCGCCCCCCAGTCCCTCACGGCCGACGAATCCCACCTCAAGGCGGTGAGCCTGCTGCTGCCGCTGCCCTGGGAACGCTCCCGGCGCTGGCCCCTGCTCTTCCTGACCGAGGAAGTGCCTCTGGGCAACATCGTCCACGAGACCTTCCACGGCATGGGCGAGCATCGCGTGGACGACCTCTACCTGGGCTGCGAGGATCCCCTCACCGCCGGCATCTGGGATCTCATGGACGCGGGCCAGTACCGCGGCTGGGACCGCTCACACCCCGGGGAAGGCCCCTGGGTGGAGGACACGGGCTACAGCCCCTCCCATCCCATGGCCTGGGTGCGCTCGGAGCTCTGGTACCGGGGCCGGTTCCGCAGCGCCATCGCCCGCCACGCCGTGAAGGGCCGAGCCTGGGAGGGCTGGATCGCCCCCGCCAGCCGCGCCCCCGGCGCCGATCCCCAGTGGGTCACCCTGCCCGATCCCCGCAAGAAAGGCCGCTTCTTCAGTCTTGAGGTGCGCCGCCCCTGGGGCTTCGAGCGGGGCCGCGTCGGCGGCCGCTTCGGCCCCGGCCACGAAGGCCTGATCGTCGCCCGCATCGATCCCTCCCTCCTCAGCCCCGACGATCCCAAGGGTCCGGTGCGCGTGGTGGATGCCCATCCCGGCAGCCCCGAGCCCCCCAAGCCCCGCTTCCCCTGCGGGCGCTGGGAACTGGATGACGCGGCCTTCAACCTCGGCCCCGGCGAGAACCCCAAGGGCCGCAGCGGGCCCCTGTCCTGGGAAGTGCTCGAAACCGACGCCAGCGGCCGCATGCGGGTCAGGGTGGCGCTGGACCGCCCTCGCTGA
- a CDS encoding response regulator, producing MTQFASPMTILMVEDNALQRRQIEAQLQSLGHRLVTAANGQEALDRVKEGSPDLVIMDAVMPSMDGFKACEAIKADPATAGIPVLVLTALSRDAKDRSYAAGADDFLRKPANTMLLQVRVQTHLRIRALTRRGVVPAPARPKVLVVSASSLVRSQVQNHFGKDQATFLEAQGEGQARAQILAHRPDVLVLDTDLLEGSAQTLALAVHQSEELKDLPILLLYSPGELETWSRFQEPVADALEKPLVAPETRRRVALLAKLAHLQKLVGEA from the coding sequence TTGACCCAGTTCGCGTCCCCCATGACCATCCTGATGGTGGAGGACAATGCCCTTCAGAGGCGCCAGATCGAGGCGCAGCTGCAGTCCCTGGGCCACCGCCTCGTGACGGCCGCCAACGGCCAGGAGGCGCTGGATCGCGTGAAGGAGGGCTCGCCCGACCTGGTGATCATGGATGCGGTCATGCCCTCCATGGATGGGTTCAAAGCCTGCGAGGCCATCAAGGCGGATCCGGCCACGGCGGGCATCCCGGTCCTGGTCCTGACGGCCCTGAGCCGCGACGCCAAGGACCGCAGCTACGCCGCCGGAGCCGACGACTTCCTCCGCAAGCCCGCCAACACCATGCTGCTCCAGGTGCGGGTGCAGACCCACCTGCGGATCCGTGCCCTGACCCGCCGCGGCGTGGTTCCGGCTCCGGCCCGGCCCAAGGTGCTGGTGGTCTCCGCCAGTTCGCTCGTACGGTCGCAGGTGCAGAACCACTTCGGCAAGGACCAGGCCACCTTCCTCGAGGCCCAGGGCGAAGGCCAGGCCCGCGCCCAGATCCTCGCCCACCGGCCCGATGTGCTGGTGCTGGACACGGACCTGCTCGAAGGCAGCGCGCAGACGCTGGCCCTGGCCGTGCACCAGTCCGAGGAGCTGAAGGACCTGCCCATCCTGCTGCTGTACAGCCCCGGCGAACTGGAGACCTGGTCCCGGTTCCAGGAACCCGTGGCCGACGCGCTGGAGAAGCCCCTGGTCGCTCCCGAGACCCGCCGTCGCGTCGCCCTCCTGGCGAAGCTGGCCCACCTCCAGAAGCTCGTCGGCGAGGCATGA